In Octopus sinensis unplaced genomic scaffold, ASM634580v1 Contig03038, whole genome shotgun sequence, the genomic stretch taatttaatatgtataaattaaattactttcttgtgctattttttttattcactttgtaTAACATTCTATAAAGAATTCGGACTTTATACTACTTTggtataacattttctttttatcgatTGCTTCGACGACATTCGCACAAAACTATATTCGTTCTACAGAGATCATCATCtgtattatcatcaccaccatcatcatcatcgtcatcatcatcaccattgacgagctggcagaatcgttagcacactggcaaaatgcttgacggcatttcacccgtctttatgttctgagttcaaattcctccgaggtcgacttggcctttcatcctttcggtgttgagtattggggtcgatttaatcgggtagccccctcccccaaagtttcaggctttgtgcctgtagtGGAAAGGgttgatttttatcattattatatttaaagtgacCGAGGGAAGTTTGTgtttaaggagagagagagagagggggagtgagagaggggaagtgagagaggggaagtgagagaggggaagtgagagaggggagtgagagagagagagaggggaagagagagagagaggggaagagagagagagaggggaagagagagagagaggggaagtgagagaaagagagagagagagagagagaggagaagtgagagagagagaggaagtgagagagagaggggaagtgagagagagaggggaagtgagagagagagggggaagtgagagagagggagagaggggaagtgagagagagagagaggggaagtgagagaggagaagtgagagagagggagaggaagtgagagagagggagaggaggtgagagagaggaagtgagatgAGGATGCAATTTACACTTACTTTCACACGTTTGTGTCATGACGTGTCTCTCAAACTGAGGCAGAAGTTCGTAAGAATCAATCTTAAAAACTAGTTGACCGTTGCTGGCGATGGCTTTGAGTTCTTCCATCGACACATTGTTACCGATACCGACAGCAATCATCTTGATGCCATCCTTCCTGGCATAGCTTGCCTCCTGTTTCGTTTGCAAGGGATCCGTGGATCTGCCGTCGGTCAACACAACGCAGATTCTTTTGACACCCGGCCGTGTGTTGCTAAATACGTTCTTTCTGGCGAAAGCAATGGCCGTTCCCGTTTCCGTTTGGTCACCCATGTCTCTGCCACGATAAACAATGCCCTTGATACCAGCCAGGACTTTCTCCTTGGTTTTGTGCGTTGAGAATCCGAACGCCGAGTCACGAACGACTTCCTGTCCGAACGAGATTGCCGCAACGCGGATGTTTTGAGGACTGATATTAAATATGGAAACAAGTTTCATAACAAATTCGATTTGTTGATCGTATTCGTGCGCATGAATGCTCCTTGAAGTGTCGATAATGAAAGCAATGTCTAACTTGTCGTCTTTACACACTGAAATTTAAAACAGCcatttttaagaagaaaaaaaaagaatataacctcttttaattaagaaaaagaaaatttgaggaaAAGCAGACGACAgctggtaaaagagaaaaaagatgtgacTGACGGAAAGAGACAAAAGTCGTTAATGATGGAAGGTAAAATACAGAGAAGATACAGGCGACAAAGAGTTTGATATCGTATCATGTATAACTACATGTCCTTATTTATGAAATGCGGTGATTCaatttgaggtagatttagcagctatttttTGCAGGTCGATCGACCGCGTAGTaacgtaaataaaaaaaatagacaaacagaaagaaaggaaatactagacaaacagaaaggaaaaaaaaaagaaagaacgaaagaaaggaaggaaagaatgaaagaggagtATGTTTAAACAAATTTTTGGAAACATTTCTTGATAAAGTcaaattattttatacaaaaaattattacgtgaaaacataaaaaaaaaaaacagcagggATTAGCACCTACCTGTCGGAGACAGGTAACAGCGGAAAACACCTGTGTTAATCTGCGTTCTTTTAAAAGGGCATTGTTCATGTAActaataactctctctcttttactcttttactcttttacttgtttcagtcatttgactgcggccatgctggagcaccgcctttttagtcgagcaaatcgaccccgagacttattctttgtaagcccagtacttattctaatcggtc encodes the following:
- the LOC115227405 gene encoding matrilin-4, whose protein sequence is MVTTTTTTTTTMMLMRKMFVLMMMLMMMVMSVGKAFPDKTSIKELLKDFQTIDVRASSGDSNILCKDDKLDIAFIIDTSRSIHAHEYDQQIEFVMKLVSIFNISPQNIRVAAISFGQEVVRDSAFGFSTHKTKEKVLAGIKGIVYRGRDMGDQTETGTAIAFARKNVFSNTRPGVKRICVVLTDGRSTDPLQTKQEASYARKDGIKMIAVGIGNNVSMEELKAIASNGQLVFKIDSYELLPQFERHVMTQTCESK